A section of the Branchiostoma lanceolatum isolate klBraLanc5 chromosome 19, klBraLanc5.hap2, whole genome shotgun sequence genome encodes:
- the LOC136426022 gene encoding carnosine N-methyltransferase-like isoform X1, translating to MATGGKIRKLGKETRRQNEEERLEQEHFFRVISAFRHYRTHSMQRLDKAEKCFHQLPPYQQKLLPNHTAHLAELRTCVDQNYDFLLNIIKMTDNMFENKDYTGNGDVCSDNTCCQKHRSSESTLPLPREFDMDKVKTTLKQFVRDWSAEGKVERDACYKPIIDEIQQRFPADQCDPWELSILVPGAGLGRLAWELARLGYQCQGNEWSFFMLFASNYILNKCEGLNSITLHPWIHQFCNNRSSGDQTRPVAIPDIDPHSLPQVGNFSMTAGDFLEVYTEQETWDCVATCYFIDTAHNIVSYVETIHNILKPGGYWINLGPLLYHFADITSEASIELSYEDLRSVIQEFGFEILKEDTKRPTMYIQNTKSMLQYEYDCVYFVARKPLEVANNHTNHSQDV from the exons ATGGCGACGGGTGGAAAAATCAGGAAACTTGGGAAAGAAACTCGAAGACAAAACGAGGAAGAACGCCTTGAACAGGAGCATTTCTTCCGAGTCATCAGTGCATTCAGACACTACAG AACTCACTCCATGCAGCGACTGGACAAGGCTGAGAAGTGTTTCCATCAGCTTCCTCCGTACCAGCAGAAGCTCCTGCCCAATCACACGGCGCACCTGGCGGAGCTCCGAACCTGCGTGGACCAGAACTACGACTTTCTTCTCAACATCATCAAGATGACGGACAACATGTTTGAGAACAAGGACTACACAGGAAAT GGTGACGTCTGCTCAGACAACACATGTTGTCAGAAACACAGGTCGTCAGAAAGCACCCTCCCTCTTCCTCGAGAGTTTGACATGGACAAGGTGAAGACCACGCTCAAGCAGTTTGTACGCGACTGGAGTGCGGAGGGGAAGGTCGAGAGGGACGCCTGTTATAAACCAATCATAGACGAGATACAACAGAGGTTCCCTGCAGACCAATG TGATCCATGGGAGTTGTCTATCCTGGTGCCTGGTGCAGGGTTAGGAAGGCTAGCCTGGGAACTGGCCAGGTTAGGCTATCAGTGCCAGGGAAACGAATGGAGCTTCTTCATGCTGTTTGCCTCCAACTACATCCTGAACAA GTGTGAAGGCCTCAACTCCATCACGCTCCACCCGTGGATCCACCAATTCTGCAACAACCGGTCGTCGGGTGACCAGACCCGACCTGTTGCCATCCCGGACATCGACCCCCACAGTTTACCCCAGGTCGGAAACTTCTCAATGACTGCTGGGGACTTTCTGGAGGTCTACACGGAACAGG AGACATGGGACTGCGTTGCAACTTGTTACTTCATAGACACCGCCCACAACATTGTGTCTTATGTTGAAACAATACACAACATCCTCAAGCCTGGGGGCTACTGGATAAACCTAG GTCCGTTGTTATACCATTTTGCTGACATTACAAGCGAGGCTTCCATAGAGTTGAGTTATGAAGACCTGAGAAGTGTGATTCAGGAGTTCGGCTTTGAAATACTG AAAGAAGACACCAAAAGgcctacaatgtacatacagaaCACTAAATCCATGCTGCAATACGAGTATGactgtgtttattttgttgcGAGAAAACCTCTTGAAGTTGCCAACAATCACACAAATCATTCTCAAGATGTATAA
- the LOC136426022 gene encoding carnosine N-methyltransferase-like isoform X2 — MATGGKIRKLGKETRRQNEEERLEQEHFFRVISAFRHYRTHSMQRLDKAEKCFHQLPPYQQKLLPNHTAHLAELRTCVDQNYDFLLNIIKMTDNMFENKDYTGNGDVCSDNTCCQKHRSSESTLPLPREFDMDKVKTTLKQFVRDWSAEGKVERDACYKPIIDEIQQRFPADQWCEGLNSITLHPWIHQFCNNRSSGDQTRPVAIPDIDPHSLPQVGNFSMTAGDFLEVYTEQETWDCVATCYFIDTAHNIVSYVETIHNILKPGGYWINLGPLLYHFADITSEASIELSYEDLRSVIQEFGFEILKEDTKRPTMYIQNTKSMLQYEYDCVYFVARKPLEVANNHTNHSQDV; from the exons ATGGCGACGGGTGGAAAAATCAGGAAACTTGGGAAAGAAACTCGAAGACAAAACGAGGAAGAACGCCTTGAACAGGAGCATTTCTTCCGAGTCATCAGTGCATTCAGACACTACAG AACTCACTCCATGCAGCGACTGGACAAGGCTGAGAAGTGTTTCCATCAGCTTCCTCCGTACCAGCAGAAGCTCCTGCCCAATCACACGGCGCACCTGGCGGAGCTCCGAACCTGCGTGGACCAGAACTACGACTTTCTTCTCAACATCATCAAGATGACGGACAACATGTTTGAGAACAAGGACTACACAGGAAAT GGTGACGTCTGCTCAGACAACACATGTTGTCAGAAACACAGGTCGTCAGAAAGCACCCTCCCTCTTCCTCGAGAGTTTGACATGGACAAGGTGAAGACCACGCTCAAGCAGTTTGTACGCGACTGGAGTGCGGAGGGGAAGGTCGAGAGGGACGCCTGTTATAAACCAATCATAGACGAGATACAACAGAGGTTCCCTGCAGACCAATG GTGTGAAGGCCTCAACTCCATCACGCTCCACCCGTGGATCCACCAATTCTGCAACAACCGGTCGTCGGGTGACCAGACCCGACCTGTTGCCATCCCGGACATCGACCCCCACAGTTTACCCCAGGTCGGAAACTTCTCAATGACTGCTGGGGACTTTCTGGAGGTCTACACGGAACAGG AGACATGGGACTGCGTTGCAACTTGTTACTTCATAGACACCGCCCACAACATTGTGTCTTATGTTGAAACAATACACAACATCCTCAAGCCTGGGGGCTACTGGATAAACCTAG GTCCGTTGTTATACCATTTTGCTGACATTACAAGCGAGGCTTCCATAGAGTTGAGTTATGAAGACCTGAGAAGTGTGATTCAGGAGTTCGGCTTTGAAATACTG AAAGAAGACACCAAAAGgcctacaatgtacatacagaaCACTAAATCCATGCTGCAATACGAGTATGactgtgtttattttgttgcGAGAAAACCTCTTGAAGTTGCCAACAATCACACAAATCATTCTCAAGATGTATAA